In one window of Armatimonadota bacterium DNA:
- a CDS encoding helix-hairpin-helix domain-containing protein encodes MFFFSRGEQVALALLLAALLGAAGVMWWTGSRAGEPAEPFFVDAPTASSGEKIEVHVCGEVAKPGLYAVTPGTRAHEAIEAAGGATERADLSAINLAAEVVDGQQVMVPVRAAADDQSSEPPSASRPAATHPASPGRSTTKTSLNRAGVDELNQLPGIGPTYARRIIEYRERLKAETGRGFTRVEQLMEVPGIGPKRFADIKDRVTL; translated from the coding sequence GTGTTCTTCTTCTCACGAGGCGAGCAGGTAGCACTGGCGCTGCTGCTGGCGGCGCTGCTCGGGGCGGCCGGGGTCATGTGGTGGACCGGTTCGCGCGCCGGAGAACCTGCCGAGCCGTTCTTCGTTGATGCGCCGACTGCGTCCAGCGGCGAGAAGATAGAGGTGCACGTCTGCGGGGAGGTCGCCAAGCCGGGTCTCTACGCCGTGACTCCGGGCACCAGGGCTCACGAGGCGATCGAAGCGGCCGGCGGAGCGACGGAGCGGGCGGACCTGAGCGCGATAAACCTCGCGGCGGAGGTGGTGGACGGCCAGCAGGTGATGGTGCCTGTCCGCGCGGCGGCGGATGATCAATCGTCCGAGCCGCCATCGGCCTCACGGCCCGCCGCCACCCACCCCGCATCTCCAGGCCGCAGCACGACCAAGACCAGCCTCAACCGCGCCGGTGTTGACGAGCTGAATCAGCTTCCCGGCATCGGCCCCACCTACGCGCGCAGGATCATCGAGTATCGCGAGCGGCTGAAGGCCGAAACGGGACGGGGCTTCACGCGAGTGGAGCAGCTCATGGAGGTCCCGGGGATCGGTCCCAAGCGGTTCGCGGATATCAAGGATCGGGTTACCCTCTAG